GAACGGCCGGCTCGAGCTGGGCTTCGGGGCCGGATGGTTCGTCCCCGAGCATGAGCGGTTCGGCATCCCCTTTCCGCCGAGCGCCGCGATGGTCGTCCGTTTCCGCGAGGCGGTGCAGGTGCTCGACAGCCTCCTGCGCAACGAGACGACGACCTTCGCCGGCAAACACTACCGGCTTCAGGAGGCCCATGTGCGGCCGCGGCCGGTGCAGCGGCCGCGGCCGCCGCTCACGCTCGGGGCCCACGGGCCGCGAATGCTTCGGATCTGCGCCGAGTACGCGGACGCTTGGAACTCGTTCGGCACGGTGGAGGAGATTCGCGAGCGCAACCGGATTCTGGATGAGCACTGCGCGGCGATCGGGCGGGATCCCAAGGACATCCGGCGGTCGTTTTACGGATGGGCGAGCCAGATGGCGAGCCAGGGGCTGCCCGACCCGTGGTCGACCGTGTCCGCGTTCCAGGACGTCGTCGGCCGGTACAGCGAGGCCGGCATCAACGAGTTCATCATCGATCAGCCGCGCCGCGAGCAGCTCCCGGTCCTCGAGCGGATCGCGGCCGAGGTGATTCCCAAGTTGCGCTAAGCGACAATCCGCGGCGACGATTCATGCGCCGCCGGCGCGTCCGCCGCCGGCTCTCTTTTCAGAAGCTGACGCCCGCGGCCACAAACGGTCCCTGCCTCAGCGTATGGCAGGGGCACACGGCAGCGCCGAACATGTTCAGCGCGCCTTGCTCTTCCCGCACATAGCGGTAACCAACCTCGACGTTCCAGTGGCCGGGCGCGGTATAGCGCACACTGGCTTGCCCGTCCCAGCCGGTGCCGCCGGCACTCGCCGTTTGCGTCATCGCATTGGCTGTACCGGAAATCGTCGTCGTCATGGAGGGCGCGTAAGCGACCCCGGCGTTGAGCGACCAGGCGCTCGCCGCGAACGGGTACGAGAAGTCAAACCCGACGCGGAAGCCGGTGCTGTCGGCGGTCAGCGAAGCGGGGCCCAGGCCGGAGAGATTCGACGAAAACAGATTCCCTTTCGCGTCGCCGTAGCCGAGGAACGCGCGAAACGTCACGAGTTGAAGGGGGTTCTCGGGAAGAGGTTGCTGGACCAAGTACGACACATCGGCGGTCCAAATCGTATCCGTGCCGCTCAACGACAGTCCAACGGGTGCGGCGCCGCCAAACCCCCAATTGCTTTGGCTGCCGGTCACGCCATTCAGGTGAATCCCCCAGTGCGACCGGGTGTCTACGCGGAAGTCTATGCCGTACAACTGCGAGTTCCAGGTCTCCAGCACGCCGCCGCCCGGTTGGGAAAAAAACTCTGAATTTGTCGGCCAGTACACGCCCTGGATCGTATACGTAACCGCAGGGGCTTGGTTATTCACCACGACGGTATACCTCACGTTGGATTGCGCGGAAGCCTTGACCGGAACCATCACCACGGTCAAGATCGCCGCCAGTCCTAAGCCGAGTAACGCCCGGATTCCCTTCTTGCCGTCCCGGACCATCGAGCCGAAATGGAAATCGGGGCCCCCCATTCCACACCTCCGCTATCCCAATCGCGCGAGAGCAGGTCAAGAATTCTGGCTCGCCCTCGCTTTTCCATGCCGGGCCCCTCCCGGCCGGACCGCGGTTAAGGGATGCGCGCGCCGTGAGGGCGTGGGAGGTTCGCACGGCCGGCCCGACCTGCGCGTGGGTCCGCTCGGGGACCGGCTGTTTGAGTCCCCGAGCGAACCTATGGCGTTGGCTGCGTAACGAACGGATGCTGAGGGCGATAGTTAATGCGTTGTCTGCTGGAAGCAGGCGATATCGTACTGCGAAACAGCGGTTGAACTGTTCGAATTGTTGGCCGATGCCGTTCCGGGGTTGCCGGCGTAATGATTTCCAGCCGTGCCGCTTGGGTTAAATGGCGTTCCGGCAGACGCCCCTGAACTACCCGGAGTCTGCGTAAATTGTTGACACGTTGTGTTGGGTGCGCCGGGCTGGCCGTGTCCATTTGGGCTTGGAGTCGCCCCAACCGTCAGCACCGCGGACCCCACGATGGCGATCACGGTCGCAAGCCCAACACCGACGAGTCGTTGCCGCATGAGCCTGTCCTCCTTCGAGCGCCCGCGTCATGGGCGCCCCAGGACGCCTTTACCCGTGCGAGCACGGCTATCGCAAAGTACCGTCCGGATTGTTACGGACATTTTACGGCTATCGGCCGAAATGTCCGGATCCTGCGCCCGCTTAGCGCAAAATCATGTGGCCGGTCATTGCCAAGACGAGACCGAACAGCAGCAGCAGAAGTAGCACGCTGTGTCCCCCCTCTCCTACGAATGAATCGCGGTTTCGGTCAGTTCTCGACACGGGGCTTCGGTCGTGAGGTCGTACTTTGGTACTCCGGGCCGCCACATCGTGCGGTCCCGATAGACTGGCACGAGCGTCACCCCTCCAAATTCCGGTCCAAAGATACGGGCGCGGACCCTCCCAACCGACGGTTCACTGCTTATTTTGGGTGACGACCGGGAGCGTGGACGCTCGCCCTCAAGAACGACGCTACCTGGACGAACGGAAGATTCTATGAAACGAATTGTGAGGAAGTGATGAATTGGGGATCCCGGTCTCAATCGTGGTGATTGCCCTGGAGGACACCAACTAAATGGGATCCGAGCTCAGGGCAATCGTGACCCTATCGTTCGTAATACCTGCGATTAGGTAGGCGACCGGGCATCACCGCTCTGGGTTTCCAAGGCCAGTGCCGTTCTTATCAGTCCTATCTCGATATTCTTGTGGGCCGATGTCATCCTCTCGCTTGCCGAAATCTCCCTCAAGCCGCGCGCGAGCACGTCTCGGTCGACCTTCGACAGCGCGGCGGTCGTCGTCTTCCGCCCTTCTCTGAGGCGTTCGTCTCGTTCAAGACCGAGCAACGTCGATTTGCCGATGTGATCAAAGAGATCGACATACCGTCGCAACTCCGCAAGCAAACGGTCCTCTTCTTGCCTGAGGTCCTCTAGAGTGCGCCCCGGTCTATTCCGCAGCCAAGCGTCAATCCAGCCAAGTTCGTCGGTCGACGCGCCCTCGGTCATGAGACTGGCGCGATCTTCAGGCGAGAGGCCGGACGGTTCAGGCGGCGGGGGACCGAGATCCTCGTCGACTTGCACGAGTTCCACCGGTTTCATCTTCCGGAACCAGCCGACCACGTCTCACCACTCCTTTGGTCGATGACCGGCCAGGAGTATGGGCGTTTCTTTCGCCTCAACACTCGAATCCTGCGGCCTCTCGCCCCGCTGCGTGTGGAATATTGAGAAAGGCGTCCTCCGCGCCCTAACCTGACAGTGAATCCGCGCGAGGGGCGCGTCGAAGTACCGGAGGAGTCCCGGCCACAGCGCTTCCGTCCCGCTCCACCGGTACCAGGTGCCCTCGCGGTCATCGCGCACCCATTCCAGGACGAACCTATACCCTAGCCGAAAGGCGTCGCGGTCGCTGAAAGTGAGTGCAAAAGGCTGCCGCGGCGGCAACCCCGCTTCCCGGAGGATTTGATCGACGACGGCCGGGGCCCGCGCCACCAGCGGCTTGGTCCACAGTCTCCGCGTCAGATCGTCGAACACCCACGCCCCGTCGTACCAGTAGGGCTTGATCGTGTTCAACACCGGCCCCGTCCGGTCTCCTTCGGGTTGCCGCACGGCCACGACGAGCGCCCGCAACCGCGTCGCATAGGCCCTTTCGTCCACCTGCGCCTGGAGTCGTTCCCGTGGCAGCCTCATGGACGTCCCCCCGCTCGCCGTCTTCTGCGACCGCCTTACGAAAAGCAGAAACCCGGCCACTGCTTTCGGCCGGGTTCGCCACTCGCTCCCCACCGCCCAGGCGACCATCTATGGGCGGGAGATCATCGCGTCCGAAAGGGCCGCTTCCGCGCCGCCGTGAGGTCCGGTCGTGTCGAAGGAGTGCGAATCGTGTGGTAGAGGTGGTGTGAAGGACGGAAGCGACAGCGTTTTCTCTTTGGAAGTGCCCTTCGGCCCACCCCGGCCCCACTCCTCCTTCACTGCGGATGTGGCCTGGGTGCCTGCCAAACGGTGACGTCTTCGCGGCGGAACTCGGCGCATCGACGCGCGATCGGGCGCCGCTCAACGGAAGCACCGAAGCACGATGTCATTTGGCGATGGTGTCCCGCGTCCGATTTGTTACGCGACCGTCACATCGCTTCTACCAGGAGGTCGCCGCCTGCATGAGAAGTAACAGGCAAACGATCGTCAAGGAGGAATGCGGGTGAAAACGCGGCTAACCGTGGGCGTGTGCCTGGGATTGGCCTTGCTGCTGGGCACAGGACTAATGACGTCCGCGCAGACGGCGCCCACACGAGTCATCAAGATTTCGACGATGTCGTTCAAGTTCGATCCCAGCGTCATCACGATGAACGTCGGAGACCGCGTCACGCTGCAGGTCACCAATAACGACAAAGACCATCCGGGCCGGGCGCACAGCATCGCCTCTCCGTTCTTTCAGAGCCTGAACTACACCGTGAGCGGTGAGGCGCAACAAGGCGTAGCGAAGGCAGACGGATGGAAGTATATCCTAATCGATAACGGCAAGACCGCCGAGATAACGTTTGTCCCGCAGACGCCGGGGCAATTCAATTTCCTGTGCGAGCAGAACAACCATGCCTCGCTCGGCCAGGTGGGCGCGTTCATTGTCTGGCCAGCGGGATACAAGCCGTAGCTCAGCGCATTACCCGAAACCGAGGGGCTCGGATCGGCGCGGCGCATTCGAGCATGCCCGCGCGTCGGATGATCGCACGAAGATCGTTCCAATCCCGCGCGAGTCCAGAGCAGGGAGACCGGCTTCTTGACCGCTGAGCGCAGCGGTAAGACTGTCTGTCCCTGCCGAACCAGCGCGCCATCGGTTCTGCCCGTAGAGGATATGCGATCGTTTACCCTCGAGGCGTAGGAACAGCGCGCGCGACCGCCGCGGCCGCAATCGTCTTGAGCGCATCGCCGGGCAGGAACGGCACCGCGCCGAGCAAGATCGCGCGCTTCCACGTGAGGTGCGCGGTCCAGGCCAGCCAGGGCAGTCCAAGGACGTAAATAACCGCCATCCCGGCCGCCGTCGCGAGCCATACATTGCGCCGTCGCACGGCGCCCGCCAGAAACGCCGCGACGATGAATCCCACGAGGTAGCCGCCGGTCGGCCCGACCAGCACGCCGGCTCCGGCATGCCCTGCGGCGAACACAGGCACGCCGGCGAGGCCGACCAGCACGTACACTACCATCGCGACTGCGCCGTCGCGGGGGCCGAGGAGCAGTCCCGCCAGCACGGCCATGAGATTGCTAAGCACCACGGGGACAGGGCTCCCGGGCAGCGGGATCGCGACCTGCGCGGCTACCGCGGTCGCGGCCACCAGCACCCCGATTCGCGCGAGCCGGCGCGTCTTGCCAGCTACCGATCCCGTAGTTGTTCCAGCAGCACGAACGGTCTGCACAAGCGACTCCTCCACTCCTACGCCGGTCGCGCCGTGGAACAAACGGCTACTCTCGGCTAGCGGACCCGACCGTGATGTCGTCTACTTGACCGTGTGTCTGCTACCCACGAGTCTCCGTCGCAAGTTGCGACAGGCTGAGATTCTCTGTTAAGTTGTCCGCGGTGTAGTCAAGCACACGCTTCAGCCGATACCCGGGCAAACCGCCCCTGTAGACGATAGGTGTTTGACGCAGCGTAGCATAACGCGTCCGAAGGTAGACTGCCAGAGATCACCGTTCTCTTTGACTTCGGTCGCGGTCCTCATCCCGCTCATCGTCCTCATCCGCTTATCATCCTGGTCCTGCTCCTCGTCCCCCTACTCCTGATCGTGGTCCTTACCCTCGTTATGGCGATCGTGATGTTCGTCCCCTTCGCGGCGTTGGTGCTGTTGGCACTCCTTCTGGCCCTAAGGACCGACCAGTTCTTTCGACCGACGTTGCCTGCTCAAGGTATCTGAGCAAGAATCTCGCGAATGGCATTGGGTCGTCTCCGACCTGAGCCGTCTCGACAGATCGGAAATATTCAGTTCGGTCCTCTGCGCGAAGTGTCACCCAAGGGAAGCCCTCAGCTACGCAATAGGCGGCTTAGACCCCTGATCCATTTATTTCCGGATGCCGCTGGTTGTTTCTCCCACCAGAAGCAGTGAAGGTGACCCGGCGGTGGTTTTCGGACCAGACTCTGCGGCGGGGGCGCGAAATACATCCAGAATTTGTGGTGGAGGCGGCGGGAATCGAACCCGCGCAGGCCAATTCTGCCGATCCCGCCAAACCCGCAAATGACAAGGATTCCAGCCGCGGTTCGGAAATATGAGCCGCCGCCGTGCCCTTGTCCTGCCCTTGTGCCCTCGCTATCGCGCAACACGGCGTTAGCGAACCGCACCGTTCGGGCGCTACTGCCAAACGCTACTCTAGGATCTAATCGCCCACGTAGAATCCCTCCTAGAGCGATTCTTCGCTGTCGGAGGGCATCGTAGCGGGAGCTGCGGCATCGATCCAGAATCCTGTACCACCTGCCGGGTCACGCTTGCTCGAACAGAACGAGGCTCTGTGGAGTGGGTGGCAGCGGTTTCACGATCACTCCTGCAAATCCTGCCGCGCGGCCCATCTCCTCGAACTCCCGGGCCGTGTACGCATCACCGTGCGGCGTCGAACCAAGCATCTGAAAAGCGAACATGACGGGGAAGCGCGGAGACACCCGGTCCTCGTTCGTCAAAAACTCGACCGCCGCAGCTCGCCCGCCGGAGACGAGACTGTTGCGAGCCTTGCGAAGAAGGACCACACAGGCATCACGATCGAGTTGGTGGAGGAAGTTGGCCAGCAGCACCAGATCGAACCCGCTACCCCAGTCAGTGTCGAATCCACTCCCCGCCAACGTGTGATAGCGTCCGGATACGCCCGCTGCCTCGGCGTTCTCTCGTGCCACTGAAAGGACGGCCTTCCAGTCGATCGCCGTGATCTGCGCGTCCGTCACGGCTTGAGCGATCGCGATGCCGAACATGCCGTGTCCCGCGGCAACATCCAGCACCTTGCGGGGATAGGAGACCGCAAGCTCGGACGCGATCTTTCTTGCGAGGGGAACCCTTGACGAACCCATCACCCGCGCAAACTTCACCCAGATCGGATGGTCCGGCGCATTGTTCGCCAACCCGACTGAGCCGCCGTTTCGGACATAGGCGGCGGGATTGCTCAGGAAGAGGTCCATCATCTCGGGCGCGGCCAGATACTCGACAACGTCGCCCATCCACAACGGGGCGTTTCGGTCCAAGAACGCGGCCGTAGATGGAGTGAGTCGGAATTGGTTGCCATGCTTTTCGAGATGGCCGCGGACCGTGAGGTAATTGCAGAGTATGCGGATACCGCGAACCGCCGCTCCGGTTGTCTGCGCAAGACTCTCGGCCGTAGCATTGCCCTTCGCGATCTTCGTAAACAGGTCGAGCTCGAGAGCAGCTTTGATCGCCGCGGTCTGCTGATAGGCGAGAACCGCGTCCATGAACACATCGGGCGATATATCGGCCATGTCCTTTCCCTTTTCCACCCGAAGCCCCGAAGCCTGCGGTACCAAGGGACCGCAGGTGTCCAGGCGAGGCGCTGGAAGCCGCAACCCGGCGAGCCGGTATCGCGGAGCGGACACTTGAGCGGGCCCGCCTGCGAGCCGGGGTGGTGACGCGCCGACAGGGATTCGGTCCGCGTGCCATCTATGTCTGGAGTCTTCATGCTCGCCAAAACTCCCATGCTCGCCAGCCCTCTGACCCTTGCGGACGTGGCGCACATGGCGAGCATGAGGCACCAAAGGCACAAACGTGAACGCACGTCGCCCGCTCGAAATCACCGCGCACGTGGAGGGCGGCATGCCCCCGGCGATGTGGAAGATCAAGGATCTCTGCCGGTACCTCGGCGTGTCGAAACGATGGGTGCACGAGCGCACCCGGCGGCGCGAGATCCCGAGTTATCGGTTCGGGACATCTCTGCGGTTCGACCCGGAGGAAATACGAGCGTGGCGGGCCAAGTTCCACCACCCTCCAGAGGAGAATACGAGTCGCGAAGGAGCCCCTGGGAGGCGCTGAGTGTCGATTCGGTGGCGCGGCAAGTCCTTCCACATTCGCTACTATGGCCCGGACGGCCACCAGCACGAGGAAGCCGTCGGCCCGAACCGCAAAGAAGCTGAAACCGTTTTGCATCAGCGTCTGTATGAGTCACGCCTCGGCAAGTATCCCATCCTAGCCAGACGCACCCGCACGACGTTCACGACCTTCGCCGACGACTGGAAAGACAAGCACTTGGCGCGCGTACGGGCGTCGACGGCGAAGCGCTACCGGGAGCTGCTGACCCACCAGCTACTGCCTCACTTCGGCACACACGCACTTTCGACCATCACACTGTCGGCGGTAGAGACGTTCCGGACAGATGCCTTGGAATCGGGGCTCGCGCCCAAGACCGTAAACCACGCGACCGCACTCCTCAAGCAGCTGCTCGACGCGGCGGTGGACTGGGGCTATTTGCCGATATCGCCTATCGCCAAACTCAAGAAATTGCGCGTGCCGCGGCCCTCGCTGGCGCTGTGGACCCCGCGCGAGATCCGCCGGTTTTTTGCTTGTCGCCCCGGAGCCGTGGCGTTCCGTGTTCATCGTCGCAGTATTCACCGGGCTTCGCCCTGGGGAAATTCAGGCGATGCGGTGGACCGGGCAGAATTGGCCGGACTTCGCGGCTAACAAAATCCGCGTCACGGCATCCTATGAGGCCCGATCGAAAGTTCTCGGCGCCCCGAAGACGGACCGCTCTGTCCGCGACGTGGACATGGTGCCGATCGTGCGTCAGGTCCTCGAGGCCCTACCGAGCCGTGCGGCCGGCGCCTGGGTTTTCCCGGCGACGAGTGGGGCGATGCTCCCTCGGACCAATATGCGGCGGGCCTGGGAGGAGACAATCACCGAGGCCAAGGTCCGGCCCATATCGCCGTACACCGCGCGCCACACCTTCGCCTCACTGCTGATCGCGGCGGGTAAGAATTCGCTCTACGTGTCGCGCCAGATGGGGCACCATAGCCCAGGCTTCACGCTCACCGTCTACGGGCACCTAATGGACTCCGTCCCCACCCGCTACGTCGAGTGGATCGACGAGCTCGTCTTCCCCGAGGGGCTTGAGCGTGCCCTTAATTTGCCCTTGGACAGCGCTCTGCGGGACGCTGCGGCGTGCAGTCGCGTGCAGCAGCGAGAATGGCTGAAACCCAATGCTGACGCCGTTTCTGGCATCGTTGTGCAGTTCAGTGCAACCGAGGGCATGGTGGAGGCGGCGGGAATCGAACCCGCGTCCTAGAGCCGCGAGGGCAGGGCGTCTACGCGCGTAGCCTGCGCTTTGGATTCGCGAAGCCGGTCTCCCGCAGACCGGATCCCGGTCCCGCTAGCTCTCTAGGTCTTAGCCGGTCCTCCCGGAGCGAAGAGGCCCGGAGCAGCCGGCTTGCTGACGCCCACTCCCCGCCCGCCGGCGCTGCGGGGGGAGCGTCGCTACTTAACTAAGCAGCGAGTGCGAGCTGTGTATCGGCGTGTATGCGCCGTCCGGTTGTTTAACGAGGGCCCGGACCACCTCGGCGCGCAACCCTGCTTCTGCGAGCCCAGTCGAGACCTGTCGCCCCCAAGACTGAGAGGCGCGCGGAGCTCACCCGCGCGTCGCACGTTCCAACCAACTCCATTGTATCACCGGCGTCCAGGCTGTTCTCCAGAAACTACTCGTCCACCCTGGAGGCGAAGCGGTCGAGCATCATATCGGCGATGCGGCGGGCGCCGACCTCGAGCAGCCGTGTGTGGTAGACCGGGCCGAGATCGACGCGAAGGACCGGCCGCTCCAGGAGCGCGGGCACCCCGTTCCCGCCCCGGATCGGCAGCCCCTGGGCGCTTGCCGCGAGAACCATCCCGTCCCCCGGCGCATACGCCAGCTCGGCCTCCGGGAGCAGTCCCGTGATACCGGCCGACGTCTGCGGTCCGCCGGTGCCGCGGGGATCGTGGCTCCCGTAGAAAACCGAGAGGCGGATGCCCGCCGGAATCGGACGCGTGTTGAGGTCATTGAGCAGCGCATTCCCGGCGTCGCTCGGCATCGCCCATGCCTGCGCCGGCGCGGGGCGCCAGAACGGAAACGTCGGCATGAAGGCCAGCGCCGCCACGGTCCGGCCGAGACCGGCAAACGGCAACGCGGATGGCGCATGATTGGCAACATAGGCCTGCACGATGCCCTCGTTGGGAACGCCCACGAGCGCGAGCCGGTTGACGAGGGTCCCCCATCCGTCGACGTCGTAGGCAACGTTCCACCGTGCCATGAGCCCGCCGAGGCTGTACCCGACGACGTTGACCTTTGACGCGTACGTGGCGGGCAGGACGTCGCGGCGGACGTAGGCCGCGAGCGCCTCGGCCGCCCGCGGCAGCGTAAGATCCTTCGACGCGTAGGTGAACCAGAACACGTTGCGGCCGGAGCCGGCGTCCGTGTACCCGTGGCGCCGGAAAGCGGCGAGGACCGTTTCGCTCGGTCCATCGTGCTCGTTGAGGAAGCCGGGCACGATAACCGCGGGCAGCGGCACGATCACCTCGCGCCGCGCCGTGGCAACATGGGCTCCGCGCCGGATCGTCACCTCGACCGGAAAGCGCATATTCTCCGTGAACCTCGGCAGCGGCGTAAAGCGCCCGACCGAGACACCGCCGACGAGAACGGCGCCGGCGGCGAGATCGAACTCCATCGCGAAGCGCGGCGGCATCTGGATCAGCGGCAGCGCGGCCTCCGCGGGGACGCCGTCGAGCCACACCGACACCGTCACGGTCGCCGGGTCCGTTCGGGCGTCCTCGAGGCCCGACACCGCCATGGTGACGCGCAGAATCGACCCGGCAACTCCGACGTCGAGAATAGCCACACTGGGCGCGCCGAACGGCTGCGCGGCCGCCGGCGCCGCGGCGAGGCCGACAACGGCCACCAGTACGCCCGCGATCACGGCGTGCCGCTTGTAATTCGCGCTGCCTCCCTGCATCTTCCGCGTCCTTCTCCTGTATGGGTGCGCTGGCCACAGCATAGGGCGGAAGCTCCCTCCCAGGCTGTGAACGGCATCACACGCCGGGCTGAAATGCCCTACCTATAGATAACGCGATTGCGGGGGGAATATTCAATGCGCCAAAACGGCGCCGATCAGGTACTCGGTCGAGTACGAGCGGTAGTCTAACGAGCGCGGCTGACGGCCAGGCGCAGGCCGAGGGCCACCAGGACGCCGCCGGAGACCCACCGGGCGGCGGCCGCCCAGGCAGCGCTCCGGCGGAGGCGCGCCTGCAGGGCGCCCGCGAAGATCGCGATCAGTCCGAGTGACACGGCGCCGAAAACGACGAAGACCGCGCCGAGCGCAAACATTTGCAGCGGGACGTCCGGACGCCGCGCGTCCACGAACTGCGGCAGCACCGACGCGTAGAACAGCGCGGCTTTGGGATTGAACAGCTCGGTCACGACCCCGTCCCGGTACAGCCGGAGGTTCGTGCGGCCGTCGGGGTCGGGCTCAAACGCGGCACGGATGGCGGCGGCCCGTGGACGCGGCTTCGAGGCCAGGGTGCGAAGGCCCAGGTAGACCAGATACGCCGCGCCGGCCATCTGGATGCCTTCGAACACGAGCGGCGCTCCGGCGAGAACGCCGGTCAGGCCGAGCGCGGCCAGGGCGACGAGGACGAGGGTTCCGCTCAACAGTCCGGCGGCCGACAGCAGCCCCGCCCGCGGGCCGAGGGCGGAGGCCCGGCTCAACACGAAGAGCGTCGCGGGGCCCGGGGTAAACGCCATGACGAGCGCCACCGGAAGGTAGAGCGCAAGCGCGGCCGGGGCCGGCATCACTGACCGCGGCGGGGCGGCTCCCGCCGTTCCCGGGCGCCGAGCGCCCGCTCGATGCGGCGCTGCGCGTCGCGCTCGGCGATCCGTTCGCGCTTGTCGTAGGTATGACGCCCCCGGGCGAGGCCAAGCTCAACCTTCGCCACGCCGTTGCGGAAGTAGATGCGCAGTGGCACGAGCGTGTACCCGCGCTGCTGCACGCGCGCGCCGAGGCGCTCGATCTCGCGCTTATGCAGCAGCAGCTTGCGGGTCCGCATCGGATCGTGGTTTTGAATGTTGCCCTGCTCGTAGGGGCCGATGTGCAGGTGCAGCAGCCACGCCTCGCCGCGGTCGATGCGGGCGAAGGCGTCGCCAAGAATCACGTGCCCGGCGCGCACCGACTTCACCTCGGTCCCGGTCAGCGCGATCCCGGCCTCGTGCGTCTCCTCGATCCAGTACTCGTGGCGCGCCCGCCGGTTCGTCGCGACGGTCCGCACGTCCTCGCCGGCGGCCTTCTGCGCCACGCCCTACGCACTCCGCGCCAGCGTGCCGCGCGCCTCGGCCAGACACGTGCCGTCGGGGAGCGCGAGGGTCGCCTCGGCAGTGAAGAACCGGCCGCGCTCTCCGGTGGTCCGCGCGGTCACGACGAGGCGCTGCCCGATCGGCGCCTCGCGACGGTACCGGATCTCGAGCCGCGCCGTCACCGTTTCGCGCCCGCGCAGGTGGAACAGGTTGGCCATCGCGTCGTCGAGCGCCGCGGCCACGATACCCCCGTGCAGCACGCCCTCGTAGCCCTGGTACTGCGGGCCGGGCGTGAACTCGGCGCGGATGCCGTCGTCGCCCTCCAGCTCGAACCTGAGGCGCAGGCCGATCGGATTCGCCGGGCCGCAGGCGAAGCAGGTCCCGGCGCCCCGAAGCGGCGCGGACTTATCCACCGGCGTCCTGCTCCGCGGCGCTGAGGCGCGCGTACAGCGCTTCGAGCTCCGCGTTGACCTCCTC
Above is a genomic segment from bacterium containing:
- a CDS encoding TIGR03560 family F420-dependent LLM class oxidoreductase; amino-acid sequence: MAPKTRFGICTDQNLPWPTLVERWQHFERLGFDSVWDCDHLNQPSNPTGPYYEGWTLLAALAARTERIRVGVLVSCNTFRHPGLLAQEAITVDHISNGRLELGFGAGWFVPEHERFGIPFPPSAAMVVRFREAVQVLDSLLRNETTTFAGKHYRLQEAHVRPRPVQRPRPPLTLGAHGPRMLRICAEYADAWNSFGTVEEIRERNRILDEHCAAIGRDPKDIRRSFYGWASQMASQGLPDPWSTVSAFQDVVGRYSEAGINEFIIDQPRREQLPVLERIAAEVIPKLR
- a CDS encoding cupredoxin domain-containing protein, coding for MKTRLTVGVCLGLALLLGTGLMTSAQTAPTRVIKISTMSFKFDPSVITMNVGDRVTLQVTNNDKDHPGRAHSIASPFFQSLNYTVSGEAQQGVAKADGWKYILIDNGKTAEITFVPQTPGQFNFLCEQNNHASLGQVGAFIVWPAGYKP
- a CDS encoding biotin transporter BioY → MQTVRAAGTTTGSVAGKTRRLARIGVLVAATAVAAQVAIPLPGSPVPVVLSNLMAVLAGLLLGPRDGAVAMVVYVLVGLAGVPVFAAGHAGAGVLVGPTGGYLVGFIVAAFLAGAVRRRNVWLATAAGMAVIYVLGLPWLAWTAHLTWKRAILLGAVPFLPGDALKTIAAAAVARAVPTPRG
- a CDS encoding class I SAM-dependent methyltransferase — its product is MADISPDVFMDAVLAYQQTAAIKAALELDLFTKIAKGNATAESLAQTTGAAVRGIRILCNYLTVRGHLEKHGNQFRLTPSTAAFLDRNAPLWMGDVVEYLAAPEMMDLFLSNPAAYVRNGGSVGLANNAPDHPIWVKFARVMGSSRVPLARKIASELAVSYPRKVLDVAAGHGMFGIAIAQAVTDAQITAIDWKAVLSVARENAEAAGVSGRYHTLAGSGFDTDWGSGFDLVLLANFLHQLDRDACVVLLRKARNSLVSGGRAAAVEFLTNEDRVSPRFPVMFAFQMLGSTPHGDAYTAREFEEMGRAAGFAGVIVKPLPPTPQSLVLFEQA
- a CDS encoding site-specific integrase yields the protein MFIVAVFTGLRPGEIQAMRWTGQNWPDFAANKIRVTASYEARSKVLGAPKTDRSVRDVDMVPIVRQVLEALPSRAAGAWVFPATSGAMLPRTNMRRAWEETITEAKVRPISPYTARHTFASLLIAAGKNSLYVSRQMGHHSPGFTLTVYGHLMDSVPTRYVEWIDELVFPEGLERALNLPLDSALRDAAACSRVQQREWLKPNADAVSGIVVQFSATEGMVEAAGIEPAS
- a CDS encoding LysE family translocator; amino-acid sequence: MPAPAALALYLPVALVMAFTPGPATLFVLSRASALGPRAGLLSAAGLLSGTLVLVALAALGLTGVLAGAPLVFEGIQMAGAAYLVYLGLRTLASKPRPRAAAIRAAFEPDPDGRTNLRLYRDGVVTELFNPKAALFYASVLPQFVDARRPDVPLQMFALGAVFVVFGAVSLGLIAIFAGALQARLRRSAAWAAAARWVSGGVLVALGLRLAVSRAR
- the smpB gene encoding SsrA-binding protein SmpB, translated to MAQKAAGEDVRTVATNRRARHEYWIEETHEAGIALTGTEVKSVRAGHVILGDAFARIDRGEAWLLHLHIGPYEQGNIQNHDPMRTRKLLLHKREIERLGARVQQRGYTLVPLRIYFRNGVAKVELGLARGRHTYDKRERIAERDAQRRIERALGARERREPPRRGQ
- a CDS encoding PaaI family thioesterase; the protein is MDKSAPLRGAGTCFACGPANPIGLRLRFELEGDDGIRAEFTPGPQYQGYEGVLHGGIVAAALDDAMANLFHLRGRETVTARLEIRYRREAPIGQRLVVTARTTGERGRFFTAEATLALPDGTCLAEARGTLARSA